The sequence ATCACCGACGCCAGCAGGATGTACATCACGCCGATGCGCTTGTGGTCGACGCTGGTGATCCATTCGCTCCAGAGATAGGGCAGGTGTCCCTTGACCACGACCCAGCCCAGCACGGCGAGGATGCCGACCAGCACCACCCCTCCGGCGATGAGCGGAATGGGCTGGTCGAACGGGATCGCCGACCAGTCGAGCTTACCGAGCATCATGGCCTCCACTGTGCGACCGGCCGGCCTCGGATGCGAGCTCCGGTCCCGGCCCCGGCGGGATGTGCTGGGTCGCGATCAGGTCGAACAGGCGGGGATCGTCGAGCCGGTAGACCGGCCTGCCCGTCTCGATGCCTTGCTGCATCAGCTTCTTGTAGCTCTCCTCGTTCAGCACGGCATCCGTCTTCGCGGTGTTCGCGACCCACTCCGGAAAGGCGAGCGGCGAGATCACGTTGACGTCGAACATCATGTCGGGAAAGCCGTCGCCGGAGAAATGGGCCGACAGGCCTTGCAACTTGCCCTCATTGTCGGCGCGCAGGTTCAGCTTCGTCACCATGCCGTTCATGGTGTAGATCATGCTGCCGAGCTGCGGGATGAAGAACACGTTCATCACGCTCGACGATGTCAGCTGGAAATTCAGCTCCGCGCCGGCCGGCACCGTCAGCGTGTTGACCGTGGCGATGCGCTGGTCCGGATAGATGAACAGCCATTTCCAGTCGAGCGAGACGGCCTGGATTCTCACAGGACTTCCGGTCCCCGGCACGGGCGCGGCGGGATCCAGCTGATGCGAGCCGATCCAGGCAACGCCGCCGAGCAGGATGACGGTAAGCGCCGGGATCGACCACACCACCATTTCGACGCGGCCGGAATAGACGAAGCCAGGCTGGTAACGGGCGCGCGGATTCGATGCGCGAAACCAGAAGGCGAACGCCAGGATCGCGATAATGGTCGGCACCACGATGGCGAGCATGATGAAGACCGAATCGACCAAAATGGTGCTGTTGGCCGCAGCCACGGGCCCTTGTGGATCGAGCAGATTCATCGGCAAGCCACTGGCGGTTGGGAAGCCCCAAGACAGAGCCTAGCGCGGGAAAGGCTCCGGCAGCAAACGCGGTCGCCCGAAAACGGTTCCTGAACCGCAAGGGCCAGCCATGCACAACGGATCGGGCTCAACATGCAATTCCGTGTGATGTCAATGACATGAACGCAGGAGCATGCTCTTCTCTCCGAGAGAGGCGATTGCTAATCTGCACGAAAATGACGAGATGGTCCGATCCAGGGAGTGAGCCGAGATGCGCTTGAAGGACAAGGTTGCGATCGTCGTCGGCGCCGGCCAGAGTCCCGGCGAAGGCATGGGCAATGGCCGCGCCACCGCGCTGACCTTCGCGCGTGAGGGCGCGAAGGTGTTGTGCGTCGACCATCATCTGGAATCGGCGCAGGAGACCGTGGACCTGATCGCCGCGGCGCACGGCACCGCCGCTTCCTTCAAGGCCGACGTGACCAAAGCTGCCGACATCAAGGCGATGGTTGCGGACACACAATCGCGCTGGGGCCGCATCGACGTGCTGCACAACAATGTCGGCGTCAGTCTCTCCGGCGGCGATGCCGAGTTGCTTCAAATCACCGAGGAGGCGTTCGACCGCGTCGTCGCCATCAATCTCAAGAGTTGCATTCTGGCCGCGAAGGAAGTGATCCCGATCATGCGCGCGCAGAACAGCGGCGCCATCATCAATATCTCCTCGATGGCTGCGATCACGACCTATCCTTACGTCGCCTATAAAGCGACGAAGTCGGCGATGATCGCCTTCACCGAACAGCTCGCCTATCAGAACGCCGAATACGGCATCCGCGCCAACGTCATCCTGCCCGGCCTGATGAACACGCCGATGGCCGTCGACACCCGCGCCCGCGAATGGCACAAGACCCGCGCCGAGGTCGAAGCCGAGCGCGACAGCAAGGTGCCGCTGCGCAGGAAGATGGGAACGGGATGGGACGTCGCGAACGCTGCGCTGTTCCTGGCGTCGGATGAAGCGAATTTCATCACCGGCGTGACGCTGCCGGTGGATGGCGGGGCGAGCGTGAGACGGGGGTGAGGCGAGCGCGGTGCTTACCCTCCCCTGGAGGGGGCCTGGAGGGGGAGGGTGAAGCGTCACCGCGGCGCGCTTGTCACCCGCCAGATCGTGCCGTTGCCATCCTCCGACACCAGCAGCGATCCATCCTTGGCCACCGCAACGCCAACCGGCCGTCCCCACACCTCCCTGTCGCTCACCACGAACCCCGTGATGAAATCCTCGTACTCGCCCGTCGGCCTGCCGTCCTTGATCCGGATACGGATCACCTTATAGCCGGTGCGCTTCGACCGATTCCAGGAGCCGTGCTCGGCGGCGAAGGCGTTGCCCTGATACTCCGGCGGAAACTGCGTTCCCTGGTAGAAGGTCATGCCGAGCGAGGCCGAGTGCGGCTGGATCAGCACATCGGGCACGGTCACCTTGTCCTTGAGGTCCGGCCGCGCGCCGGCGTGGCGCGGATCCTCGTTGCCGCCGATATAGAACCAGGGCCAGCCATAGAACGCGCCCTCCTTCACGCTGGTCACGTAGTCCGGCGCGAGATCATCGCCGAGACCATCGCGCTCGTTGGTCGAGCACCAGGGCAAGCCAGTCTGCGGCTGGATCGCAAGGCCGACGCAGTTGCGGATGCCGGTGGCGTAGATCTTCCGATCCTTGCCATCAGGGTTGAAGGCGAGCACGGCGGCGCGCTCGAGCTCGCTGGCCCACGCCGCGCCAAGCGGCTGCGTCTTCGCCCACACCTCCAATCCGCCAGGCGGCGTGCCCATGCCTTCAGCGACGTTGCTGAGCGAGCCGACCGAGACCAGCATGCGCTTGTTGTCGGGCGTAAAGACGATATCGCGGGTGGAATGGCCGCCGTCATGCGGCAGGCTCGCCACGATCGTCTCCGCTTTGCCGCGCGCCTTGAGATCACCGGATTGATAGGGAAAGCGGACCACACTGTCGGTGTTGGCGACGTAGACCCATTGCGGATTGTCGCCGTTCGGAAAGAAGGCGATACCGAACGGCTGCCGGAGGCCGCTCGCAAACACCTCGTTGGTCGCAACCTTGCCATCGTCGCCGGCGCGCAGCACGCGGATGGTGCCGGCCCGCGTCTCCGCGACGAAGACGTCGCCGTTCGGTGCAACCCTGACGATGCGCGGTGCGCGCAGACCTTCCGCGAACAGCTCGATCTTGAAGCCCGGCGGCACCTGGAGCGCGGCCTCCTGCGGGCGCGGGACCACGCGCGCGGAGCTCGCCACCGACCGCGTCGCGCCGGGCCGAACCAGACCCTGCGGCCGGATCAACCTGACCGTGCCGGGCTTGTCAGCCTGCCAATCGCCGTAGGCGTCCTTGCCCTGGAGCACCGGCTCGCCCAGCGCGCCGGTCGTTGCCGCAACCATCACCCCCGCAGCCACCGCCGCGGACCATATCCTGCTGTTCACGTCGCCTTCCTCCCGGCCTGCGCGTCTCAAACGTCAACGCTGATGGACCCGCATACGTTCGGGAAAAACGCCTGCCGCATCCGACGTCAGCTCATGCCCGCACGATGTGCATCAGGCCGGATCCATCATACTGGAAAATGCAAGTGATCGGTGCGACACATTGTAGGGGCGGGGCCGCTGGTGCGGTCATCAAAGCTGCGGCACCGGTGTTGCAATTGATGGGATGATCATGTGGGGATCCATCATATCGGAATGGGCGAGCCTGCTGCTCCGCTGGCTGCATGTGGTGGCAGCGATCGCCTGGATCGGCAGCTCCTTCTATTTCATCGCGCTCGACCTCAGCCTCAGGCCCAAGAGCAACCTGACGAGCAACCTGACGGGCGACCTGCCTGACGGCGTGCAGGGCGAGGCCTGGCAAGTCCACGGCGGCGGCTTCTACCGGATCATGAAATATCTGGTGGCCCCTCACCAGATGCCGGACGAGCTGACCTGGTTCAAATGGGAGGCCTACACCACCTGGCTGTCCGGCTTCGCGCTCATGGTGGTGGTGTATTATCTCGAAGCCGACCTGTTCCTGGTCGACAAGTCGATCCTCGACCTGACGCCATTCCAGGCCGGTCTGTTCAGCTTCTGTAGCCTTGCCCTGGCGTGGCTGCTTTACGAAGCCGCGTGCCGCACCGGGCTGGCGCAGCGCGAGCTGCCCTTCGCCATCGGCGGCTATCTGTTCCTGGTCGCGCTAACCTACGCCTTCATCCATGTGCTGAGCGGCCGCGGCGCCTTCAACCAGATCGGTGCGATCATCGGCACCATCATGGTCGCCAACGTCTTCGCGCTGATCATCCCGAACCAGAAGAAGATCGTCGCCAGCCTGATCGCGGGACAAGCGCCCGATCCCAAGCTCGGCAAGGCCAGCAAGGAGCGCTCGGTCCACAACAACTACCTGACGCTCCCCGTGGTCGTGCTGATGATCAGCAACCACTATCCCCTGCTCTACGCCACCCGCTTCAACTGGATCATCGTCGCGATCATCCTGGCGCTCGGCCCGGTGATCCGCCATTTCTTCAACGAGCGGCATGCGGGGCGAAAGTCGCCGTGGTGGGTGTGGGGCGTCACGGCAGCGGGCGCGATCGCGATCCTGTTCCTCTCCGCGGCAGGTCCGCGCAACGTGAAGACAGGCGCACTACAGGCGAAGCCGACGCTCGCCAATGTCGAGGAGATCGTGATGTCCCGCTGCAGCATGTGCCATGCGGCCGAGCCGGTCTGGGCCGGCATCGTCACCGCGCCGAAAGGCATTTTGCTCGACGCGCCCGAGCACGTCCATCGCAACATCCGCCTGATCGGCCGCGTCGCCGCCTGGTCCAGCGCGATGCCGCCAGGCAACGTCACCGAGATGACCGGCGAGGAGCGCGCCATTCTGGCCGCCTATCTCGCGCGGGCGCGCTAGCGTCGCGCCGCCGTTCGCGGAATGAAATTTCCGCATCTCCCACTGAATTGAAAATGACTTGACCGTCTATCCGGCGTAGACAAGATCGGCAAGTCAGCCGGTATGCGGGAAAGAACAGTGGCCCTCAAGAACGTCATCGGTATCGACCACGCCGTGGTCATGGTTCACGACCTCGACAAGGCCGCCGAGAACTACCGGCAGCTCGGCTTCACCCTGTCGCCGCGCGGCACCCACAGCGCGCATATGGGCACCGGCAACTACACCATCATGTTCGATCCGGACTATATGGAGCTGCTCGGCGTGCTCACCGCGACCGAGCTCAATGCGCCGGCCCGCGCCTTCCTCGACAAACACGGCGAAGGCATAGAGCGCATCGCCTTCACGGCGATCGATTCAGCGGCTGGCGCGGAGGAGATCCGCGCGCGCGGCCTCACGCCGATCGGCCCGACCGATTTCGAGCGCCCGGTGACGCTGCCTGATGGCACGGTGGCGGC comes from Bradyrhizobium diazoefficiens and encodes:
- a CDS encoding urate hydroxylase PuuD, translated to MWGSIISEWASLLLRWLHVVAAIAWIGSSFYFIALDLSLRPKSNLTSNLTGDLPDGVQGEAWQVHGGGFYRIMKYLVAPHQMPDELTWFKWEAYTTWLSGFALMVVVYYLEADLFLVDKSILDLTPFQAGLFSFCSLALAWLLYEAACRTGLAQRELPFAIGGYLFLVALTYAFIHVLSGRGAFNQIGAIIGTIMVANVFALIIPNQKKIVASLIAGQAPDPKLGKASKERSVHNNYLTLPVVVLMISNHYPLLYATRFNWIIVAIILALGPVIRHFFNERHAGRKSPWWVWGVTAAGAIAILFLSAAGPRNVKTGALQAKPTLANVEEIVMSRCSMCHAAEPVWAGIVTAPKGILLDAPEHVHRNIRLIGRVAAWSSAMPPGNVTEMTGEERAILAAYLARAR
- a CDS encoding SDR family NAD(P)-dependent oxidoreductase, whose protein sequence is MRLKDKVAIVVGAGQSPGEGMGNGRATALTFAREGAKVLCVDHHLESAQETVDLIAAAHGTAASFKADVTKAADIKAMVADTQSRWGRIDVLHNNVGVSLSGGDAELLQITEEAFDRVVAINLKSCILAAKEVIPIMRAQNSGAIINISSMAAITTYPYVAYKATKSAMIAFTEQLAYQNAEYGIRANVILPGLMNTPMAVDTRAREWHKTRAEVEAERDSKVPLRRKMGTGWDVANAALFLASDEANFITGVTLPVDGGASVRRG
- a CDS encoding PQQ-dependent sugar dehydrogenase codes for the protein MNSRIWSAAVAAGVMVAATTGALGEPVLQGKDAYGDWQADKPGTVRLIRPQGLVRPGATRSVASSARVVPRPQEAALQVPPGFKIELFAEGLRAPRIVRVAPNGDVFVAETRAGTIRVLRAGDDGKVATNEVFASGLRQPFGIAFFPNGDNPQWVYVANTDSVVRFPYQSGDLKARGKAETIVASLPHDGGHSTRDIVFTPDNKRMLVSVGSLSNVAEGMGTPPGGLEVWAKTQPLGAAWASELERAAVLAFNPDGKDRKIYATGIRNCVGLAIQPQTGLPWCSTNERDGLGDDLAPDYVTSVKEGAFYGWPWFYIGGNEDPRHAGARPDLKDKVTVPDVLIQPHSASLGMTFYQGTQFPPEYQGNAFAAEHGSWNRSKRTGYKVIRIRIKDGRPTGEYEDFITGFVVSDREVWGRPVGVAVAKDGSLLVSEDGNGTIWRVTSAPR
- a CDS encoding cytochrome ubiquinol oxidase subunit II — translated: MNLLDPQGPVAAANSTILVDSVFIMLAIVVPTIIAILAFAFWFRASNPRARYQPGFVYSGRVEMVVWSIPALTVILLGGVAWIGSHQLDPAAPVPGTGSPVRIQAVSLDWKWLFIYPDQRIATVNTLTVPAGAELNFQLTSSSVMNVFFIPQLGSMIYTMNGMVTKLNLRADNEGKLQGLSAHFSGDGFPDMMFDVNVISPLAFPEWVANTAKTDAVLNEESYKKLMQQGIETGRPVYRLDDPRLFDLIATQHIPPGPGPELASEAGRSHSGGHDAR